GCGTTCGCAGGCGGACGATCGGCAGAAGCGTCCCGCGGCGGCGCAGCACGTGCGTGCCGTGCACCACCTCGAGTTGCCTGAGCCCGTCGCCTTCCAGGCGCAGCAGCTCTCGCAGGCTGACCTGCGGAATGACGAAATGTTCCGCGCCGGCGCCGACCACGAGGCCCGGGATGATGGCGAGCGTGAGCGGGATCTTGATCTTGACGGTGGTCCCGGCCCCCGGCCGGCTCATGATGTCCACGACGCCGCCGATGCGCTCGACATTCGTCTTGACCACGTCCATGCCGACGCCGCGGCCCGACACGCTGGTCACCGTGTCCGCGGTGGACACCCCCGGCAGGAACAGGAGATCCAGCGCCTCGCGGTCGCTGAGACGCTCTGCCTGCTCGGGCCGAAGGAGCGCCTTCTGCACGGCCCTGTCCTTCAGGTGCTGCAGATCCACGCCCGCGCCGTCATCGGTGATCTCGATGTTGACCTGTCCGCCCTCGTGAAACGCGCGCAGGAGGAGCCGGCCTTCGGCCGGCTTGCCGCGCTGGACCCGCACAGCCGGCATCTCGATGCCGTGGTCGCAGCAGTTGCGGACCACGTGCGTCAGCGGGTCCTTGATGGCCTCGATGATGCTCTTGTCGAGCTCCGTGTCCGCGCCGTCCATCTCGACGGTGATCTGCTTCTGGAGTCTGGTCGCCAGATCACGCACGTGACGCGGCAGCTTGTTCCACACGACACCGATCGGCTGCATGCGGGTCTTCATGACCGCCTCCTGCAGCTGCATCGTGATCAGGTTCAGGCGTTGCGATGTCGACGTCAGGCCCGCTTCCTCGCGTCGGCTCGTGAACTGGATGATCTGGTTTCGGGCCAGGACCAGCTCACCCACCAGGTTCATCAGGCGATCGAGCAAGCCCACGTCGACACGGATGGTCGAATCCCCGATCCCGGTCTGGCCCGGCGATCCGTTCGACACCGGCGTGCTGGGTTCCTCGTGTTGGCTCATCGCGACCTCTCTGCCGGCCATGCGGCCAAGCCGGGGCGAACAAGGACCGGACCGCTCTCGCCCTGTCGCGGCACGGACTCGTGGCGGCCACGGACCTGACACCCAGTTGGCCGCCGAACGCCGGTTCACCGCACGCGCGAACACCCGCGTCGAGAACTTCACTTCGGCTCCAGCCAGGGAATCGACCGCCAGTTCCGTCCGGAGAGGGACGAAGATCTCGAAGCGGGCCGGGAGATCCTTGAGCCTGGTGTCGTGGCTTCTGGGTGGCTCGCGGGCGGCCTGACACGCCGAGGTGGTGTGCGGGTCAAATCGCGGCTAGAGGCTGGTGAGGCCCTCGCGTATGGCGTACTTGGTCAACTCCGCGACACTGAAGAGCTCCAGCTTCTTCATCATGCTATGGCGGTGCGTGTCGACGGTGGTCACGCCCACGCCCAGCGTCGCGGCAATCTCCTTGCTGGTCTTGCCTTCCGCGAGCAGGCGCAGCACATCGATCTCGCGAGAAGACAACGGCATGCGGCGGGCGGGTACCTGGGCCTCGCGGTAGCCTTCCGCGACGAGCGCCGCCACTTCAGGGCTGAAGAACGCCTGGCCGTGCATCGCGGCGTCGACCGCCCGGACGACTTCCTCCGACCGATTGCCCTTCAACACGTAGCCGCGCACGCCCAACCGCAGCGCCCCGTGGACCACAAGCGGGTCGGCCTCCCCGGACAGCACGATGGTCCGCACGCTGGGGAATCGCTCCGAAAGACGGCGGATGAATTCCAGACCGCCGTCCGGCATGCGGAGGTCGACGATGGCCAGGTCTGGCGCCGTCGACGTCGCCTGGTCAAGCGCCGAGAGCCCGTCGGCGGCCTCTGCCACGAGCTGAATGTTCGGCTGACGCCCGAGCACGACCTTCAATCCGTCGCGGACGATCTCGTGGCCGTCGACGATCAGCACGCGCGCAACATGCATCGGAGTCACGCCTCGACGGCTAGGCTGCCGGGGAGGGCGGCGCACAGCACTTCCCGGGTCTTACGCAGGAGCGCCTCTCCGGTGAACGGCTTCCGGATGAAGGCCAGTCCCGGCTCGAGTACGCCGTGGTGAACGATCATGTCGTCCGTGTACCCGGACATGTACGCCATGCGGACGTCCGGGCGCTCCGCGAGCACCTGTCGTGCCACGTCTCGGCCGCCCATGCCGGGCAAGACGACGTCAGTCAGCAACATGTGGATCGGACCGTCGTGCTCCCGCGCGAAGGCCTTCGCCTCGTCAGCGTTGGCGGCGGCGAGCACGCGGTAGCCTTGGCCGCGGAGCGTGCGCTCAATCAGCCTGCGGACATCGTCCTGGTCTTCAACGACGAGC
The genomic region above belongs to Vicinamibacterales bacterium and contains:
- a CDS encoding response regulator transcription factor; translated protein: MHVARVLIVDGHEIVRDGLKVVLGRQPNIQLVAEAADGLSALDQATSTAPDLAIVDLRMPDGGLEFIRRLSERFPSVRTIVLSGEADPLVVHGALRLGVRGYVLKGNRSEEVVRAVDAAMHGQAFFSPEVAALVAEGYREAQVPARRMPLSSREIDVLRLLAEGKTSKEIAATLGVGVTTVDTHRHSMMKKLELFSVAELTKYAIREGLTSL